A genomic window from Herbiconiux aconitum includes:
- a CDS encoding SCO1664 family protein: MTTEADPIDGELQLTDRITTASNATFTGYIGDTEVVYKPIAGEQPLWDFPDGKLAHREVAAYLVSESFGWNVVPRTWLRDGPFGRGMVQLWQDVDPEQEAIDLVASDAVPDEGWRAVFDGHDERDRPVTLIHEDSVALRRMAVFDVVVNNADRKGGHVLPMADGHRYGVDHGLTFHVDHKLRTVLWGWMGDHLTLEELTAIDRVRADLGGDLGASLSGLLSDFEIGAFAARLDRLRGRAVFPAPSGDMPPVPYPLF, from the coding sequence GTGACGACGGAGGCCGATCCGATCGACGGCGAGCTGCAGCTCACCGACCGCATCACGACGGCCTCGAACGCCACCTTCACCGGCTACATCGGCGACACCGAGGTCGTCTACAAGCCGATCGCCGGCGAACAGCCGCTCTGGGATTTTCCCGACGGCAAGCTCGCCCACCGCGAAGTCGCGGCTTACCTGGTGTCGGAATCGTTCGGCTGGAACGTCGTGCCCCGCACCTGGCTGCGAGACGGCCCCTTCGGCCGCGGCATGGTGCAGCTCTGGCAAGACGTCGATCCCGAACAGGAGGCGATCGATCTCGTCGCCTCCGACGCCGTGCCCGACGAGGGCTGGCGCGCGGTCTTCGACGGCCACGACGAGCGCGACCGGCCGGTGACACTCATCCACGAGGACTCCGTGGCGCTCCGACGCATGGCCGTGTTCGACGTGGTGGTGAACAACGCCGACCGCAAGGGCGGCCATGTGCTCCCGATGGCCGACGGTCACCGCTACGGCGTCGACCACGGTCTGACCTTCCACGTCGACCACAAGTTGCGCACCGTGCTCTGGGGTTGGATGGGCGACCACCTCACCCTCGAGGAACTCACCGCCATCGATCGGGTGCGCGCCGATCTCGGCGGCGACCTCGGCGCATCCCTGTCGGGCCTGCTGAGCGATTTCGAGATCGGAGCCTTTGCCGCACGCCTCGACCGGCTCCGTGGCCGCGCCGTCTTCCCGGCGCCGAGCGGTGACATGCCGCCGGTGCCGTATCCGCTGTTCTGA
- a CDS encoding DUF3090 domain-containing protein → MPTIAHEFDWPDRVVIGTVGQPGSRTFYLQVRTGRRVLSAALEKEQSALLAEKIDEILDELMVNEGNPFSVPATTPVELVDNDPLEQPVDEQFRTGAMGLGWDPSTAQLVIEAYPLVIVDADEVETLDEDDLEPEEVLLVRMPVGTARAFAKRTREIVGAGRPLCPLCGTPIDPEGHVCPLPGEL, encoded by the coding sequence ATGCCCACAATCGCTCACGAGTTCGACTGGCCCGATCGCGTGGTCATCGGCACGGTCGGCCAACCCGGATCGCGCACCTTCTACCTGCAGGTACGCACCGGCCGCCGGGTGCTCAGTGCCGCACTCGAGAAGGAGCAGTCAGCCCTGCTGGCCGAGAAGATCGACGAGATCCTCGACGAGCTCATGGTGAACGAGGGCAATCCGTTCAGCGTGCCGGCGACCACGCCCGTGGAACTGGTCGACAACGACCCGCTCGAGCAGCCCGTCGACGAGCAATTCCGCACCGGGGCGATGGGGCTCGGCTGGGACCCGTCGACCGCCCAGCTGGTGATCGAGGCCTATCCGCTGGTGATCGTCGACGCCGACGAGGTCGAGACCCTCGACGAAGACGATCTCGAGCCTGAAGAGGTGCTGCTGGTGCGGATGCCGGTGGGCACGGCCCGGGCGTTCGCCAAACGTACGCGCGAAATCGTCGGTGCGGGCCGCCCGCTCTGCCCGCTCTGCGGCACCCCCATCGACCCGGAGGGGCACGTCTGCCCCCTGCCCGGCGAGCTGTGA
- a CDS encoding histidine phosphatase family protein, with amino-acid sequence MATVILVRHGRTTANVEGVLAGRAPGVELDAVGREQASRTAERLAAAPLVGVVSSPLERCRQTASYILDRQRGETDAPLEIDDALTECDYGDWQGRTLRELAQEKLWTVVQTQPSAAVFPGGESLAAMQARAVSAIRRHDAAIEAEHGPGAVWVAVSHGDVIKSILADALGMHLDLFQRISVAPASVSIVRYGANRPDVISTNTDSGDLSWLRRSAPVADAPVGGGAGPTGGEADAGTDTATAQAPATRRS; translated from the coding sequence ATGGCCACAGTCATCCTCGTGCGGCACGGGCGCACCACCGCGAACGTCGAGGGCGTGCTCGCCGGGCGGGCACCGGGGGTCGAACTCGACGCCGTGGGGCGCGAGCAGGCATCCCGCACCGCGGAGCGGTTGGCGGCGGCTCCGCTCGTCGGTGTGGTGTCGAGCCCACTGGAGCGCTGTCGACAGACGGCTTCGTACATCCTCGACCGGCAGCGCGGCGAGACGGATGCGCCGCTCGAGATCGACGACGCCCTCACCGAGTGCGACTACGGCGACTGGCAGGGCCGCACCCTGCGCGAGCTCGCCCAGGAGAAGCTTTGGACAGTGGTGCAGACGCAGCCGTCGGCCGCCGTCTTTCCCGGAGGCGAGTCGCTGGCCGCGATGCAGGCCCGCGCGGTCTCCGCGATCCGACGGCACGACGCTGCGATCGAGGCCGAGCACGGACCGGGCGCCGTGTGGGTGGCGGTGAGCCACGGAGACGTCATCAAGTCGATCCTCGCCGACGCCCTCGGCATGCACCTCGACCTGTTCCAGCGCATCAGTGTCGCGCCGGCATCCGTCTCCATCGTGCGTTACGGCGCGAATCGGCCGGACGTCATCTCGACCAACACCGACTCCGGCGACCTCTCCTGGCTCCGCAGGTCGGCCCCGGTGGCGGATGCGCCGGTGGGCGGCGGCGCAGGCCCGACGGGCGGCGAAGCGGATGCGGGCACGGATACGGCCACCGCACAGGCGCCCGCCACCAGGCGCTCCTAA
- a CDS encoding TerC family protein yields MQITPLVWIVTIAVTILFFVYEFFAHVRKPHEPTIAESARWSAFYISLALLFGVGIGVVSGWNYGGEYFAGYLTEKALSIDNLFVFLLVMGAFAVPKAFQQKVLMIGIVIALILRGGFIAAGSTLIENFSWIFYLFGALLLFLAYRQAFGSHDSNPADGRFMRFVRRHLPVSDEYHGDKLTVVKNGARFVTPMFLTIIAIGFIDLVFAVDSIPAIYGLTNEAYIVFTANAFALMGLRQLFFLIGGLLERLVYLSQGLAVILAFIGVKLVFHALHVNELPFINGGEHISWIPEIPIWFSLLFIGATIAVATVASLLATRGRPRTTPGSTTPPELTEPRKALHE; encoded by the coding sequence GTGCAGATCACGCCGCTGGTCTGGATCGTCACGATCGCCGTCACGATCCTCTTCTTCGTCTACGAGTTCTTCGCCCACGTGCGGAAGCCGCACGAACCCACCATCGCCGAATCGGCGCGGTGGTCGGCGTTCTACATCTCGCTCGCCCTTCTCTTCGGGGTGGGCATCGGGGTCGTCTCGGGCTGGAACTATGGCGGCGAGTACTTCGCCGGCTACCTCACCGAGAAGGCCTTGTCGATCGACAACCTCTTCGTCTTCCTGCTCGTGATGGGCGCCTTCGCCGTGCCCAAGGCCTTCCAGCAGAAGGTGCTGATGATCGGCATCGTCATCGCGCTCATCCTGCGCGGCGGGTTCATCGCGGCCGGGTCGACGCTGATCGAGAACTTCTCGTGGATCTTCTATCTGTTCGGCGCGCTGCTGCTCTTCCTCGCCTATCGCCAGGCGTTCGGGTCGCACGACTCGAACCCCGCCGACGGTCGCTTCATGCGCTTCGTGCGACGGCACCTCCCGGTGAGTGACGAATACCACGGCGACAAGCTCACCGTGGTGAAGAATGGCGCCCGCTTCGTGACGCCGATGTTCTTGACGATCATCGCGATCGGATTCATCGACCTGGTCTTCGCCGTCGACTCCATCCCCGCGATCTACGGGCTCACCAACGAGGCCTACATCGTGTTCACTGCCAACGCGTTCGCGTTGATGGGGCTGCGGCAGCTGTTCTTCCTCATCGGCGGGCTGCTCGAACGCCTCGTCTACCTCTCGCAGGGGCTCGCCGTCATCCTCGCGTTCATCGGGGTGAAGCTCGTGTTCCACGCGCTGCACGTCAACGAGCTGCCGTTCATCAACGGCGGCGAGCACATCTCGTGGATTCCCGAGATCCCGATCTGGTTCTCCTTGCTGTTCATCGGCGCCACGATCGCGGTCGCGACGGTGGCGAGTCTTCTCGCCACCCGCGGGCGCCCGCGGACCACGCCCGGTTCCACCACTCCTCCCGAACTCACCGAACCCCGAAAGGCACTTCATGAGTAA
- a CDS encoding wax ester/triacylglycerol synthase domain-containing protein, whose translation MAGEGDRLSEDDARILALESAVLTGHTLKLMILAPGTPLDLDALRAAVSARLPTQPRATERVANDSTDGPSWVPADAFDITHHVRRRAGPECATRSDLRRVLGELMSEHLDRSQPLWTLDLIGPLADGTEAIAARMHHAMVDGIAGMRFLEGILLDPHDAPMHPVGTRAASAEPTRREQWRRMPGVVARELGRPGSHSPFDRPITGARELAFTSAPLEGLKAIGASRPAHATVNDVLLAIVSGGLRTWLGDHHSGLDVHARIPVSLHHRDEDAADLGNRDSFIDVDLFLGESDPLRRLDRISDHTRAEKQLDDAALLYDLFHALGRLGVAGEIAQRIAGSAREFSVAVSNVPGPRYTVSVAGRRVEQLFSSSEPAAHHALRIAAISNAGDVGIGFCTDPTALPRVHALADAVAASYTELHQAAHPTPPRRTSA comes from the coding sequence ATGGCCGGCGAGGGGGATCGTCTTTCCGAGGATGACGCGCGCATCCTCGCGCTCGAGTCTGCCGTGCTGACCGGCCACACGCTCAAGCTGATGATCCTGGCCCCCGGAACGCCGCTCGATCTCGACGCCCTCCGCGCGGCGGTGTCGGCCCGGCTGCCAACCCAGCCCCGCGCGACAGAACGTGTTGCGAACGACAGCACCGACGGACCGAGCTGGGTGCCGGCCGACGCTTTCGACATCACCCACCACGTGCGACGTCGGGCGGGCCCGGAGTGCGCCACCCGAAGCGATCTGCGGCGGGTGCTCGGCGAACTGATGTCGGAGCACCTCGATCGGTCGCAGCCGTTGTGGACACTCGACCTCATCGGCCCGCTGGCCGACGGCACCGAGGCGATCGCCGCGCGCATGCACCACGCCATGGTCGACGGCATCGCCGGCATGCGCTTTCTCGAAGGCATCCTCCTCGACCCGCACGACGCCCCGATGCACCCCGTCGGCACCCGCGCAGCATCAGCCGAACCCACCCGACGCGAGCAATGGCGACGGATGCCGGGCGTCGTCGCGCGTGAGCTCGGCCGGCCGGGCTCGCATTCACCCTTCGACAGGCCGATCACGGGCGCCCGGGAGCTCGCCTTCACCTCGGCACCGCTGGAGGGCCTCAAGGCGATCGGCGCCTCCCGCCCGGCCCACGCCACGGTCAACGACGTGCTGCTCGCCATCGTCTCCGGCGGACTCCGCACCTGGCTCGGCGACCACCACTCCGGGCTCGACGTGCACGCCCGGATTCCCGTCAGTCTGCATCATCGCGACGAAGACGCCGCCGATCTCGGCAACCGCGACTCCTTCATCGACGTCGACCTCTTCCTCGGCGAATCCGATCCGCTTCGCCGGCTCGACCGCATCAGTGACCACACCCGCGCCGAGAAACAGCTCGACGACGCCGCACTGCTCTACGACCTGTTCCATGCGCTCGGCCGACTGGGCGTGGCGGGCGAAATAGCGCAACGGATCGCCGGCAGCGCTCGCGAGTTCAGCGTGGCGGTCTCGAACGTGCCCGGCCCCCGGTACACCGTCTCCGTCGCCGGGCGGCGCGTCGAGCAGCTGTTCTCGTCATCGGAACCGGCGGCGCACCACGCCCTGCGCATCGCCGCGATCTCGAATGCCGGCGACGTGGGCATCGGCTTCTGCACCGATCCCACCGCCCTGCCCCGCGTGCACGCACTCGCCGACGCCGTCGCCGCGTCCTACACCGAACTCCACCAAGCGGCACACCCGACCCCACCCCGTCGCACGAGCGCTTGA
- a CDS encoding SDR family oxidoreductase, with protein MNAPILVTGGTGTIGRRVVPWLVEAGRSVRILTRHPGADSPGIEHVGGDTVTGRGVDAALSGVEVVLHLAGGAKGDDVAARTLVNAARVAGVRHIVMISVIGADRMPIGYFRAKAAAERTLAESGLPWTVLRVAQLHDFVLPIVRSMARLPLLPAPRGLRFEPVDRDEVAARLTALTLEAPAGRVPDLAGPEVLDIPQLAAAYAAAEAQARANGRPPRRRPSLPVRLPGAVGRAYRAGDNLADTDTERGHRTWSDFLAERVTSPVR; from the coding sequence ATGAACGCCCCCATTCTCGTGACCGGAGGCACCGGCACCATCGGCCGCCGCGTCGTGCCGTGGCTGGTCGAAGCCGGCCGGTCCGTTCGGATTCTCACCCGCCACCCGGGGGCGGACTCCCCTGGCATCGAGCACGTCGGGGGCGACACCGTCACCGGCCGGGGTGTGGATGCCGCGCTGAGCGGTGTCGAGGTCGTGCTGCACCTCGCCGGCGGCGCGAAGGGCGACGACGTCGCAGCGCGCACCCTCGTCAATGCAGCCCGGGTAGCCGGGGTGCGGCACATCGTGATGATCTCGGTGATCGGGGCTGACCGGATGCCGATCGGCTACTTCCGGGCGAAGGCTGCTGCCGAGCGCACCCTCGCCGAATCCGGGCTGCCGTGGACGGTGCTTCGTGTCGCTCAGCTGCACGACTTCGTGCTCCCGATCGTGCGTTCGATGGCGAGACTTCCTCTTCTGCCGGCACCCCGAGGCCTCCGCTTCGAACCCGTCGACCGCGACGAAGTGGCCGCACGGCTCACCGCGCTCACCCTCGAGGCGCCGGCCGGCCGAGTGCCCGACCTCGCCGGACCGGAGGTGCTCGACATCCCTCAGCTCGCTGCCGCCTATGCCGCCGCGGAGGCGCAGGCCCGGGCGAACGGCCGCCCCCCGCGACGCCGCCCGTCGTTACCCGTGCGCCTACCCGGCGCCGTCGGACGCGCCTATCGCGCGGGCGACAACCTCGCCGACACCGACACCGAGCGCGGGCATCGCACCTGGAGCGATTTCCTCGCGGAACGGGTGACGTCGCCCGTGCGATGA
- a CDS encoding sigma-70 family RNA polymerase sigma factor — MTDRTDLAGRFEQQRPRLRAIAAQLLGSTADADDAVQETWLRLERVDDTGIRNLDAWLTTVVSRVSLDLLRAPRRTRESSWQVSPWRDEPVAVTPDPAEVVADADGVSVALLVVLERLSPAERIAFVLHDVFGQPFEQIAAVLDRSPDAARQLASRGRRRVRGGPASSLGSAPSSTASPTDRATSRRIVDAWLLAAEGGDFRALLSLLDDDAVLHADFGASSQVIEGAASIASQAVLSARLAAHSMPVLIGGLPGVAAVLNDQVVSIMAFDIRGDRIVGLRVLADPRRLESLGVRDALD, encoded by the coding sequence ATGACCGACCGCACGGATCTTGCAGGACGCTTCGAGCAGCAACGCCCACGGCTACGGGCGATCGCGGCCCAGCTGCTCGGATCGACGGCCGACGCCGACGACGCCGTGCAAGAGACCTGGCTGCGCCTCGAGCGGGTCGATGACACCGGCATCCGGAATCTGGATGCGTGGCTGACGACCGTCGTGTCGCGGGTGAGCCTCGACCTGTTGCGTGCGCCTCGCCGCACGCGGGAGAGCTCGTGGCAGGTCTCGCCCTGGCGCGACGAGCCGGTGGCGGTCACGCCCGATCCGGCCGAGGTCGTCGCCGATGCCGACGGAGTGAGCGTGGCCCTGCTGGTGGTGCTCGAACGGCTGAGCCCCGCCGAACGCATCGCCTTCGTGCTGCACGACGTGTTCGGTCAGCCCTTCGAGCAGATCGCTGCCGTGCTGGACCGCTCGCCGGATGCCGCCCGGCAGCTCGCGTCGCGGGGTCGCCGGAGGGTGCGGGGCGGACCTGCTTCCTCGCTCGGCTCGGCCCCGTCGTCGACTGCCTCACCGACCGATCGGGCCACCAGCCGCCGCATCGTGGATGCCTGGTTGCTCGCGGCCGAGGGCGGCGACTTCCGGGCCCTGCTCAGTCTCCTCGACGACGATGCGGTGCTGCACGCCGACTTCGGCGCGAGCAGTCAGGTGATCGAGGGCGCCGCGTCGATCGCGTCACAGGCGGTTCTGTCTGCCCGGCTCGCAGCGCATTCGATGCCCGTGCTCATCGGTGGTCTGCCGGGGGTCGCTGCGGTGCTGAACGATCAGGTGGTGTCGATCATGGCGTTCGACATCCGGGGCGATCGGATCGTGGGCCTTCGTGTGCTGGCCGATCCGCGCCGCCTCGAGTCCCTCGGTGTGCGAGACGCACTCGACTGA
- a CDS encoding SDR family NAD(P)-dependent oxidoreductase, which yields MSETDALTSFVVTGGAQGVGRTIAEHLSTIGHVVVIDVREVHVGDPAVGSPDRRDGSLEFVVGDAGDPVVAGEAAARAERAAPLAGWVNNAAILRDAGLATSAPDDILALITANLRLAVTGTQVAVNHFLARRRQGAIVNVSSHQAQRPVRGALPYATAKAAVDGLTRATAVDHGPDGIRANAVALGSISTPRYDAYRLEHPHADAEMAVLHPLGRVGSPDEVARAVAFLLSPDAAFITGAVLPVDGGRSAQGLDPES from the coding sequence ATGTCGGAGACGGATGCGCTCACGTCGTTCGTGGTCACCGGTGGCGCCCAGGGCGTGGGTCGCACCATCGCGGAGCATCTGAGCACCATCGGGCACGTCGTCGTCATCGACGTGCGGGAGGTGCACGTCGGCGACCCTGCGGTCGGCAGTCCCGATCGACGCGATGGCTCCCTCGAATTCGTCGTCGGTGACGCGGGCGACCCGGTAGTGGCCGGCGAAGCAGCCGCGAGGGCGGAGCGGGCTGCGCCGTTGGCCGGTTGGGTGAACAACGCGGCCATCCTGCGCGACGCGGGCTTGGCGACATCCGCTCCCGACGACATCCTCGCCCTCATCACCGCCAACCTGCGTCTGGCGGTGACCGGCACCCAGGTCGCGGTGAACCACTTTCTCGCCCGACGCCGTCAGGGAGCGATCGTGAATGTGTCATCGCATCAAGCTCAACGTCCCGTGCGCGGCGCGCTCCCGTACGCGACGGCGAAGGCCGCGGTGGATGGGCTGACACGCGCGACCGCCGTGGATCACGGGCCCGACGGCATCCGGGCGAACGCGGTCGCGCTGGGGTCGATCAGCACACCCCGGTACGACGCCTACCGGCTCGAGCACCCGCACGCCGACGCGGAGATGGCGGTGCTGCATCCGCTCGGTCGGGTGGGCTCGCCCGACGAGGTGGCCAGGGCCGTCGCGTTCCTTCTGTCACCGGATGCGGCGTTCATCACGGGAGCGGTGCTCCCGGTCGACGGGGGTCGGTCGGCGCAGGGCCTCGACCCCGAGTCGTGA
- a CDS encoding ParA family protein — MKVVAVYSTKGGVGKTTAAVNLAWEASKHFRVLLWDLDPQGATTFLLQVKPKVKGGVGALVAGESKVGRAIRSTAFRDLDVLPADASYRDLDLVFDHAKKSDRRIAKILDQVASDYDVVILDCPPGAALVAENAVFSADAVVVPLVPSPLSMRSLEQVTEFVAASVSKARVVAFFSMVDRRKTLHRATVADLPGAERSVTDVVVPATVQIERMGTERAPIGSYAPNSEAARAFGGLWEIVRTTIKPKHAKPRR, encoded by the coding sequence GTGAAAGTCGTCGCGGTCTACAGCACCAAGGGCGGTGTCGGCAAGACGACTGCGGCGGTGAACCTCGCCTGGGAGGCGTCGAAGCACTTTCGCGTGCTGCTGTGGGATCTCGATCCGCAGGGCGCCACCACCTTCCTGCTCCAGGTGAAGCCGAAGGTGAAGGGTGGGGTGGGCGCTCTCGTCGCCGGTGAGAGCAAGGTGGGGCGCGCCATCCGGTCCACCGCCTTCCGCGACCTCGACGTGCTGCCGGCGGATGCGAGCTATCGCGACCTCGACCTGGTGTTCGACCACGCGAAGAAATCGGATCGCCGCATCGCCAAGATCCTCGACCAGGTGGCCTCCGACTACGACGTGGTCATTCTCGATTGCCCGCCCGGAGCGGCGCTCGTCGCCGAGAACGCGGTGTTCTCGGCCGATGCGGTCGTGGTTCCGCTCGTGCCGTCGCCGTTGAGCATGCGATCGCTGGAGCAGGTCACCGAGTTCGTGGCGGCGTCGGTGTCGAAGGCGCGTGTCGTGGCGTTCTTCTCCATGGTCGATCGCCGCAAGACGCTGCACCGGGCGACGGTCGCCGACCTGCCCGGAGCCGAGCGGTCGGTGACGGATGTCGTGGTTCCGGCGACCGTGCAGATCGAACGGATGGGCACGGAGCGCGCTCCCATCGGGAGCTATGCGCCGAACTCCGAAGCGGCGCGAGCGTTCGGGGGCCTCTGGGAGATCGTGCGCACCACCATCAAGCCGAAGCACGCCAAGCCCCGCCGGTGA
- a CDS encoding STAS/SEC14 domain-containing protein: MLTGHQLAETHIFEISYSGAVDAAEFEALRDQLVAFLDANDPADLLAVYHDLELAKIEPKALWEDLRSAGLEKKVRRAALLTDAAWLATMARGASLFIKADVRVFGLAERDAALAWLQS, translated from the coding sequence ATGCTCACCGGACACCAGCTTGCTGAGACCCACATCTTCGAGATCTCCTACTCCGGTGCGGTCGACGCGGCCGAGTTCGAGGCGCTGCGCGATCAGCTCGTGGCCTTTCTCGACGCCAACGACCCCGCCGATCTCCTGGCCGTCTACCACGACCTCGAGCTCGCGAAGATCGAGCCGAAGGCGCTCTGGGAAGACCTCCGCTCCGCCGGCCTTGAGAAGAAGGTGCGGCGAGCGGCGCTTCTGACGGATGCCGCCTGGCTGGCCACCATGGCGCGTGGCGCCTCGCTGTTCATCAAGGCCGACGTGCGGGTCTTCGGTCTCGCCGAGCGCGACGCGGCGCTCGCCTGGTTGCAGTCGTAG
- a CDS encoding DUF3253 domain-containing protein codes for MARPSRTPPAEHGAVGIDHALEGAIRDLLERRAPTSTICPSDAARAVGGEEWRDLMQPARDAAQRLVDQGEVVITQKGETVDLATARGAIRIRRRAL; via the coding sequence ATGGCACGCCCGTCGAGAACCCCTCCGGCTGAGCACGGGGCGGTCGGCATCGATCACGCCCTCGAGGGAGCCATCCGCGATCTCCTCGAAAGGCGTGCCCCCACGTCGACGATCTGCCCCTCGGATGCCGCGCGGGCGGTGGGTGGCGAGGAGTGGCGTGACCTGATGCAGCCGGCGCGCGACGCCGCGCAGCGACTGGTCGATCAGGGCGAAGTGGTGATCACCCAGAAGGGCGAGACGGTCGACCTCGCCACGGCGAGGGGTGCGATCCGCATCCGTCGCCGGGCGCTCTGA
- a CDS encoding HAD family hydrolase, with protein MAHSSALRAALFDIDGTLIDSNYLHVDAWTRAFDDVGVAVDAWRVHRAIALDSSKLLEALLGDRADELGDRAKERHAAHYEKLHPRLRRFDGARDLIARLSEAGVRVVLATSAPPEEFEALRACLDVDDFLHAATTADDVTTAKPDPDIIGVALERAGVSASEAVMIGDTRWDAEAAGRAGVRSLGVLSGGIAAAELRDGGAAEVFDDVSAILATVADAGPARLAGSE; from the coding sequence ATGGCACACTCATCCGCTCTTCGGGCCGCGTTATTCGACATCGACGGCACTCTGATCGACTCCAACTACCTCCACGTCGACGCCTGGACGCGCGCCTTCGACGACGTGGGGGTCGCAGTCGACGCCTGGCGCGTGCACCGGGCGATCGCCCTCGACTCCAGCAAGCTGCTCGAGGCGCTGCTCGGCGATCGGGCCGACGAGCTCGGCGATCGGGCCAAGGAGCGCCATGCGGCGCACTACGAGAAGCTCCATCCGCGGCTGCGTCGCTTCGACGGGGCGCGCGATTTGATCGCGCGGCTGAGCGAAGCGGGAGTGCGGGTGGTGCTCGCCACCTCCGCCCCGCCGGAGGAGTTCGAGGCGCTGCGTGCGTGCCTCGACGTCGACGATTTTCTGCACGCGGCGACGACGGCCGACGACGTGACGACCGCGAAACCCGATCCGGACATCATCGGCGTCGCTCTGGAGCGCGCGGGGGTGTCGGCGAGCGAGGCCGTGATGATCGGAGACACCCGGTGGGACGCGGAGGCGGCCGGCCGGGCCGGCGTGCGGTCACTCGGCGTGCTGTCGGGAGGAATCGCGGCGGCGGAACTGCGCGACGGGGGCGCGGCCGAGGTGTTCGACGACGTGTCGGCGATCCTCGCGACCGTCGCCGACGCCGGCCCCGCACGCCTCGCCGGGTCGGAGTGA
- a CDS encoding cation diffusion facilitator family transporter: protein MTVVIAFIANILVALAKSIVAGLTGSASMLAEAAHSWADAGNEIFLLIADRRAEKKPDAAHPLGHGRDAYIFSLFAAFGIFTVGAVVSIYHGIQSLAAPEAVENFTLNYIVLAVAFVLEGFSLSQSVRQGLRTSRRYQRGFFDYVVNGSNTTLRSVFFEDTAALVGLLLAAAGIGLHQATGDPVWDALGSIAIGVLLAGVALLLISRNRRYLLGAGPTDVFRMQVGRTLLAHPEIERVTSLYLEFSGPGTLFLVAAVDLVGDEPENGVAAQLRRLEADLEREELIGKAVLTLAVSDEPSLDFSA, encoded by the coding sequence ATGACCGTCGTCATCGCGTTCATCGCCAACATCCTCGTCGCCCTCGCGAAGTCGATCGTGGCCGGTCTCACCGGCTCGGCGTCGATGCTCGCCGAGGCCGCGCACTCCTGGGCGGATGCGGGCAACGAGATCTTCCTGCTGATCGCCGACCGGCGCGCCGAGAAGAAACCCGACGCCGCGCATCCGCTCGGTCACGGCCGTGACGCCTACATCTTCTCGTTGTTCGCGGCGTTCGGCATCTTCACCGTGGGTGCGGTGGTGTCGATCTATCACGGCATCCAGAGCCTCGCTGCGCCTGAGGCGGTCGAGAATTTCACCCTCAACTACATCGTGCTCGCGGTGGCGTTCGTGCTCGAGGGCTTCTCGCTGTCGCAGTCGGTGCGGCAGGGCTTGCGCACATCCCGCCGCTACCAGCGCGGCTTCTTCGATTACGTGGTGAACGGATCGAACACCACGCTCCGTTCGGTGTTCTTCGAAGACACGGCCGCGCTGGTGGGTCTCCTCCTCGCCGCCGCCGGCATCGGCCTGCACCAGGCGACCGGCGACCCGGTCTGGGATGCGCTCGGCTCGATCGCGATCGGCGTGCTGCTCGCCGGGGTGGCGCTGCTGCTGATCAGCCGCAACCGGCGGTATCTGTTGGGCGCCGGACCGACGGACGTGTTCCGGATGCAGGTGGGCCGCACGCTGCTCGCACATCCGGAGATCGAGCGGGTGACCTCGCTCTACCTCGAGTTCAGCGGGCCAGGCACGCTGTTCCTGGTGGCGGCCGTCGATCTCGTCGGCGATGAGCCCGAGAACGGTGTGGCGGCGCAGTTGCGGCGGCTCGAGGCCGATCTCGAGCGGGAGGAGCTGATCGGCAAGGCCGTGCTCACGCTCGCGGTGAGCGACGAACCCTCCCTCGACTTCAGCGCGTGA